From Andrena cerasifolii isolate SP2316 chromosome 12, iyAndCera1_principal, whole genome shotgun sequence, a single genomic window includes:
- the LOC143375206 gene encoding large ribosomal subunit protein eL34: MVQRLTYRRRLSYNTKSNRRRVVRTPGGKLVYQYLKKPKKIPRCGHCKDKLRGIQPARPMERSRMCRRKKTVKRVYGGVLCHKCVKERIVRAFLIEEQKIVVKVMKAQASTKAKVQK, encoded by the exons ATGGTACAGCGACTAACCTATCGTCGGCGGTTGTCATACAACACAAAGAGCAACAGGAGACGCGT GGTTCGCACTCCTGGTGGAAAATTAGTGTACCAGTACCTTAAGAAACCCAAGAAGATCCCCAGATGTGGCCACTGCAAAGACAAACTCAGAGGCATCCAGCCGGCCAGGCCTATGGAAAGGTCACGTATGTGCAGACGTAAAAAGACTGTGAAACGTGTATACGGTGGTGTCCTCTGTCACAAATGCGTCAAAGAAAG GATCGTCCGTGCATTCCTTATCGAAGAACAGAAGATCGTCGTCAAGGTTATGAAAGCGCAAGCGTCGACGAAAGCGAAGGTGCAGAAGTAA